The Lytechinus pictus isolate F3 Inbred chromosome 15, Lp3.0, whole genome shotgun sequence genome contains a region encoding:
- the LOC129278096 gene encoding integrator complex subunit 5-like isoform X2: MGLHLGELIEDIYKVLKKLIEDSPSAWSPILSAWSIALLGQISSNYASRRGVPHPSNLNELLQLWMTCKATRTIMDLATHCIAAMSSSCPDPCVDALLNTSVQHSPHFDWVVAHIGSCFPTTIITRVLSCGLKDFCSSQSTEGQLIATEIKVPKVASVVGILGHLTSQHSQDIRKALLDLFQESLDGKKEHDVFTVPFLLQLATMSPMLLKIITTDFVQALTPEVLNRISEQFRDSMVLKRDRDSLLTLIIHLICRSGSGAFNLLLFLLDTGCDEQGSTKVKEGSKVNKMVQDTCALILDLLLLDLQRSAYSQSGNLSLLVGPQLSQENGNIPFLNELQKHTSLLCNDIISSQGRRVGWLQRILSLISVQSGESCASDILSFILINESNPDKTLQLLTNLNKLLSFKTSNQSSKLTSNLRIHLTSHLQMIASQLHHGDLGVACQTVDLLKLIGLPEMIDMSTLICLCQSSVEFFFAAMHSADTANRLKTLERCSSYLTFLCSHSMAQTIVLRALLVGSVQVHNSLLFANASNHSAQHPQSHSQSSMLESSLGSAYLMKHNQDFSGSLTVPRGASTAFHSGIIGQGARKKMPKQDASEIETKQTNSQLLVETISSCAHMRPRPAPLIRSGNAHLLPVDPKTQQTSRQPVARATGKLMAEILMEIMCPDVSHAEECWPDEEMIKHTIERDLSIKKKVDEYPFVWDVLEIIARAKPALCFCSGLLYSVMATLISHWESSRHKTAGDSKGHLLVTCRLVHCMNLAGFLPPPLNQCHPIFSDLTPREVYVLLSNIWAFLRDNPPIAEVFIETDEQGAPSRDFPQELVSKYAEVVRSLVHCNIHKFGHLYAHLCPVPTQM; encoded by the exons ATGGGTCTTCACCTTGGTGAATTAATTGAAGATATCTACAAGGTGCTCAAGAAGCTGATAGAAGACAGTCCTTCAGCCTGGTCTCCCATCCTATCTGCT TGGTCCATTGCTCTGCTTGGTCAGATCAGTAGCAATTATGCCAGTCGTAGAGGTGTACCTCACCCTTCAAACCTCAATGAACTGCTACAGCTCTGGATGACATGTAAAG CAACAAGAACCATCATGGATCTAGCAACACACTGTATAGCAGCAATGAGTTCTTCTTGCCCTGACCCATGTGTTGATGCTCTCCTTAATACCTCTGTTCAACATTCGCCTCACTTTGACTGGGTTGTAGCACATATAGG TTCATGCTTcccaaccaccatcatcacccgtGTTCTCTCTTGTGGGCTCAAAGACTTCTGCTCCAGCCAGTCAACAGAGGGCCAGCTCATTGCCACCGAAATTAAGGTTCCAAAGGTTGCGTCTGTAGTTGGAATCCTAGGTCACCTGACCTCACAGCATTCCCAAGACATCCGAAAAGCCTTGCTGGATTTATTTCAG gaaagtCTTGATGGTAAGAAGGAACATGATGTCTTCACTGTACCATTCCTTCTTCAGCTTGCTACAATGTCACCTATGCTCCTCAAAATAATCACAACAGATTTTGTTCAAGCCT TGACTCCAGAGGTACTGAACCGAATCTCAGAGCAGTTCCGTGACTCGATGGTGTTGAAGCGAGACCGAGACAGTCTTCTCACTCTCATCATTCATCTCATCTGTCGATCTGGTAGTGGAGCATTCAACCTTCTTCTCTTCTTACTGGATACAGGCTGTGATGAACAGGGGTCAACCAAGGTCAAAGAGGGATCAAAGGTCAACAAGATGGTCCAAGACACTTGTGCGCTGATATTG GATCTCCTTCTATTAGACCTTCAGCGATCAGCCTACAGTCAGTCTGGTAACCTATCCCTTCTTGTAGGTCCACAGCTCAGTCAAGAGAATGGTAACATACCATTTCTCAATGAACTACAGAAGCATACCTCTCTCCTGTGTAATGATATCATCAGCTCTCAAGGAAGAAG AGTTGGATGGTTGCAAAGGATTCTATCTCTAATCTCAGTACAGTCTGGAGAATCCTGCGCATCAGACATACTGAGCTTTATACTCATCAATGAATCTAACCCAGATAAG ACACTGCAGCTGTTGACCAACCTCAACAAACTCCTGTCTTTCAAGACTAGCAACCAATCCAGCAAACTGACCTCTAACCTTCGAATCCACTTGACCTCTCACCTTCAGATGATTGCCAGCCAGCTTCACCATGGTGATCTGGGCGTGGCTTGTCAGACAGTAGATCTCTTGAAGCTGATTGGTTTACCTGAGATGATTGACATGTCTACATTGATCTGTTTGTGTCAGTCATCTGTAGAGTTTTTCTTTGCAGCCATGCATAGTGCTG ATACTGCCAACCGTTTGAAGACATTGGAAAGGTGTAGCAGTTATCTAACCTTCTTATGCAGTCATTCCATGGCCCAAACAATCGTACTCAGAGCCTTACTTGTGGGTTCGGTACAAGTG CATAACTCCCTGCTCTTTGCCAACGCTAGTAATCACTCGGCCCAGCATCCTCAGTCCCATTCACAGTCATCCATGTTAGAATCATCTCTAGGATCAGCATACCTTATGAAGCATAACCAGGATTTCTCTGGGTCTTTGACCGTTCCTAGAGGAGCATCTACTGCATTCCATTCAGGGATTATTGGACAGGGGGCCAGGAAGAAGATGCCCAAGCAGGATGCTTCAGAAATT GAGACCAAACAGACCAACTCACAGCTGCTTGTCGAGACCATCTCATCTTGCGCCCACATGAGACCACGCCCCGCCCCCCTCATCAGGTCAGGCAATGCCCACCTTCTCCCAGTAGATCCAAAAACCCAGCAGACATCAAGACAGCCTGTAGCCAGAGCTACGGGGAAGCTGATGGCTGAGATACTGATGGAGATCATGTGCCCTGATGTAAGTCATGCTGAAGAGTGTTGGCCAGATGAGGAAATGATTAAACATACCATTGAGAG GGATCTAAGTATCAAGAAGAAGGTTGATGAGTATCCGTTCGTCTGGGATGTCCTGGAAATCATTGCAAGAG CCAAACCAGCTCTATGTTTCTGTTCTGGTCTGCTATACAGTGTTATGGCAACACTCATTTCACATTGGGAATCATCACGCCACAAGACAGCAGGAGATTCCAAAGGTCATCTTCTGGTTACATGCCGTCTTGTGCACTGTATGAATCTG GCTGGATTCCTCCCACCACCCCTGAACCAGTGTCATCCAATCTTTAGTGATCTAACTCCTAGAGAGGTCTATGTACTACTCAGTAACATTTGGGCATTCCTTAGG GACAATCCACCAATAGCAGAAGTGTTCATTGAAACTGATGAGCAGGGTGCACCATCTAGAGATTTCCCACAAG AACTGGTGTCCAAGTACGCTGAGGTCGTAAGGAGTCTAGTCCATTGTAATATTCATAAGTTTGGTCACCTTTATGCTCATCTCTGTCCTGTTCCTACACAGATGTAA
- the LOC129278096 gene encoding integrator complex subunit 5-like isoform X1 — protein sequence MGLHLGELIEDIYKVLKKLIEDSPSAWSPILSAWSIALLGQISSNYASRRGVPHPSNLNELLQLWMTCKATRTIMDLATHCIAAMSSSCPDPCVDALLNTSVQHSPHFDWVVAHIGSCFPTTIITRVLSCGLKDFCSSQSTEGQLIATEIKVPKVASVVGILGHLTSQHSQDIRKALLDLFQESLDGKKEHDVFTVPFLLQLATMSPMLLKIITTDFVQALTPEVLNRISEQFRDSMVLKRDRDSLLTLIIHLICRSGSGAFNLLLFLLDTGCDEQGSTKVKEGSKVNKMVQDTCALILDLLLLDLQRSAYSQSGNLSLLVGPQLSQENGNIPFLNELQKHTSLLCNDIISSQGRRVGWLQRILSLISVQSGESCASDILSFILINESNPDKIGLYISILTEIETSYPAVLPSAIQKSVNQLQRTTPKQTLQLLTNLNKLLSFKTSNQSSKLTSNLRIHLTSHLQMIASQLHHGDLGVACQTVDLLKLIGLPEMIDMSTLICLCQSSVEFFFAAMHSADTANRLKTLERCSSYLTFLCSHSMAQTIVLRALLVGSVQVHNSLLFANASNHSAQHPQSHSQSSMLESSLGSAYLMKHNQDFSGSLTVPRGASTAFHSGIIGQGARKKMPKQDASEIETKQTNSQLLVETISSCAHMRPRPAPLIRSGNAHLLPVDPKTQQTSRQPVARATGKLMAEILMEIMCPDVSHAEECWPDEEMIKHTIERDLSIKKKVDEYPFVWDVLEIIARAKPALCFCSGLLYSVMATLISHWESSRHKTAGDSKGHLLVTCRLVHCMNLAGFLPPPLNQCHPIFSDLTPREVYVLLSNIWAFLRDNPPIAEVFIETDEQGAPSRDFPQELVSKYAEVVRSLVHCNIHKFGHLYAHLCPVPTQM from the exons ATGGGTCTTCACCTTGGTGAATTAATTGAAGATATCTACAAGGTGCTCAAGAAGCTGATAGAAGACAGTCCTTCAGCCTGGTCTCCCATCCTATCTGCT TGGTCCATTGCTCTGCTTGGTCAGATCAGTAGCAATTATGCCAGTCGTAGAGGTGTACCTCACCCTTCAAACCTCAATGAACTGCTACAGCTCTGGATGACATGTAAAG CAACAAGAACCATCATGGATCTAGCAACACACTGTATAGCAGCAATGAGTTCTTCTTGCCCTGACCCATGTGTTGATGCTCTCCTTAATACCTCTGTTCAACATTCGCCTCACTTTGACTGGGTTGTAGCACATATAGG TTCATGCTTcccaaccaccatcatcacccgtGTTCTCTCTTGTGGGCTCAAAGACTTCTGCTCCAGCCAGTCAACAGAGGGCCAGCTCATTGCCACCGAAATTAAGGTTCCAAAGGTTGCGTCTGTAGTTGGAATCCTAGGTCACCTGACCTCACAGCATTCCCAAGACATCCGAAAAGCCTTGCTGGATTTATTTCAG gaaagtCTTGATGGTAAGAAGGAACATGATGTCTTCACTGTACCATTCCTTCTTCAGCTTGCTACAATGTCACCTATGCTCCTCAAAATAATCACAACAGATTTTGTTCAAGCCT TGACTCCAGAGGTACTGAACCGAATCTCAGAGCAGTTCCGTGACTCGATGGTGTTGAAGCGAGACCGAGACAGTCTTCTCACTCTCATCATTCATCTCATCTGTCGATCTGGTAGTGGAGCATTCAACCTTCTTCTCTTCTTACTGGATACAGGCTGTGATGAACAGGGGTCAACCAAGGTCAAAGAGGGATCAAAGGTCAACAAGATGGTCCAAGACACTTGTGCGCTGATATTG GATCTCCTTCTATTAGACCTTCAGCGATCAGCCTACAGTCAGTCTGGTAACCTATCCCTTCTTGTAGGTCCACAGCTCAGTCAAGAGAATGGTAACATACCATTTCTCAATGAACTACAGAAGCATACCTCTCTCCTGTGTAATGATATCATCAGCTCTCAAGGAAGAAG AGTTGGATGGTTGCAAAGGATTCTATCTCTAATCTCAGTACAGTCTGGAGAATCCTGCGCATCAGACATACTGAGCTTTATACTCATCAATGAATCTAACCCAGATAAG ATCGGTTTATACATCAGTATCCTGACTGAGATTGAGACTAGCTACCCTGCAGTACTCCCTTCAGCTATCCAGAAATCAGTCAATCAACTACAGAGAACTACACCAAAACAG ACACTGCAGCTGTTGACCAACCTCAACAAACTCCTGTCTTTCAAGACTAGCAACCAATCCAGCAAACTGACCTCTAACCTTCGAATCCACTTGACCTCTCACCTTCAGATGATTGCCAGCCAGCTTCACCATGGTGATCTGGGCGTGGCTTGTCAGACAGTAGATCTCTTGAAGCTGATTGGTTTACCTGAGATGATTGACATGTCTACATTGATCTGTTTGTGTCAGTCATCTGTAGAGTTTTTCTTTGCAGCCATGCATAGTGCTG ATACTGCCAACCGTTTGAAGACATTGGAAAGGTGTAGCAGTTATCTAACCTTCTTATGCAGTCATTCCATGGCCCAAACAATCGTACTCAGAGCCTTACTTGTGGGTTCGGTACAAGTG CATAACTCCCTGCTCTTTGCCAACGCTAGTAATCACTCGGCCCAGCATCCTCAGTCCCATTCACAGTCATCCATGTTAGAATCATCTCTAGGATCAGCATACCTTATGAAGCATAACCAGGATTTCTCTGGGTCTTTGACCGTTCCTAGAGGAGCATCTACTGCATTCCATTCAGGGATTATTGGACAGGGGGCCAGGAAGAAGATGCCCAAGCAGGATGCTTCAGAAATT GAGACCAAACAGACCAACTCACAGCTGCTTGTCGAGACCATCTCATCTTGCGCCCACATGAGACCACGCCCCGCCCCCCTCATCAGGTCAGGCAATGCCCACCTTCTCCCAGTAGATCCAAAAACCCAGCAGACATCAAGACAGCCTGTAGCCAGAGCTACGGGGAAGCTGATGGCTGAGATACTGATGGAGATCATGTGCCCTGATGTAAGTCATGCTGAAGAGTGTTGGCCAGATGAGGAAATGATTAAACATACCATTGAGAG GGATCTAAGTATCAAGAAGAAGGTTGATGAGTATCCGTTCGTCTGGGATGTCCTGGAAATCATTGCAAGAG CCAAACCAGCTCTATGTTTCTGTTCTGGTCTGCTATACAGTGTTATGGCAACACTCATTTCACATTGGGAATCATCACGCCACAAGACAGCAGGAGATTCCAAAGGTCATCTTCTGGTTACATGCCGTCTTGTGCACTGTATGAATCTG GCTGGATTCCTCCCACCACCCCTGAACCAGTGTCATCCAATCTTTAGTGATCTAACTCCTAGAGAGGTCTATGTACTACTCAGTAACATTTGGGCATTCCTTAGG GACAATCCACCAATAGCAGAAGTGTTCATTGAAACTGATGAGCAGGGTGCACCATCTAGAGATTTCCCACAAG AACTGGTGTCCAAGTACGCTGAGGTCGTAAGGAGTCTAGTCCATTGTAATATTCATAAGTTTGGTCACCTTTATGCTCATCTCTGTCCTGTTCCTACACAGATGTAA